One region of Spiroplasma endosymbiont of Asaphidion curtum genomic DNA includes:
- the infC gene encoding translation initiation factor IF-3, with translation MKHKPNTDFINQNIPFREVLVIDQDGNQLGVMSRNDALRTAKEQGLDLFVVAPNANPPVSKILDYGRYKYEEQKKDKDNKKKQRIIQNKEMRLTPNIGEHDLQFKTKKVIEFLKDGDRVKISLKFRGRESHRKEFGYETLMRFYDLVKEYCEIEKTPKLTGQFYDMYLIAKKDKALNKEKEQENDQENKQENENKKSITETS, from the coding sequence ATGAAACATAAGCCAAATACTGATTTTATTAACCAAAATATTCCTTTTCGTGAAGTTTTAGTTATTGATCAAGATGGCAATCAATTAGGTGTGATGTCACGAAATGATGCTTTAAGGACTGCTAAAGAGCAAGGACTAGATTTGTTTGTTGTTGCACCTAATGCTAATCCACCAGTGTCGAAAATTTTAGACTATGGCAGATATAAGTATGAAGAGCAAAAAAAAGATAAAGATAATAAAAAAAAGCAACGAATTATTCAAAACAAAGAAATGCGTTTAACACCTAATATTGGTGAGCATGATTTGCAATTTAAAACTAAGAAGGTAATAGAATTTTTAAAAGATGGTGATCGGGTTAAAATATCTTTAAAGTTTCGAGGTAGAGAATCACATCGTAAAGAATTTGGTTATGAAACATTAATGCGGTTTTATGATTTAGTAAAAGAGTATTGTGAAATTGAAAAAACACCAAAATTAACTGGTCAGTTTTATGACATGTATTTAATTGCTAAAAAAGATAAGGCTTTAAATAAAGAAAAGGAGCAAGAAAATGACCAAGAAAATAAGCAAGAAAATGAGAACAAAAAAAGCATTACAGAAACGAGTTAA
- the rpmI gene encoding 50S ribosomal protein L35, whose protein sequence is MTKKISKKMRTKKALQKRVKITGTGKWKRKHAFTSHLAQNKSTKQKRHLSKKGTVHKTDYRRLKNLLLS, encoded by the coding sequence ATGACCAAGAAAATAAGCAAGAAAATGAGAACAAAAAAAGCATTACAGAAACGAGTTAAAATTACTGGAACTGGTAAATGAAAGCGAAAGCATGCTTTTACTTCTCATTTAGCGCAAAATAAGTCAACTAAACAAAAACGACATTTAAGCAAAAAAGGAACAGTACATAAAACTGATTACCGAAGATTAAAAAATTTACTACTTAGTTAG
- the rplT gene encoding 50S ribosomal protein L20, whose amino-acid sequence MARVKGGVTTRKRRKKVLKQAKGYFGSKHTLFRTAKEQVMKSLAYAYRDRKKRKCEFRSLWITRINGATREYDMSYSQFINGLHKANVDINRKMLSEMAIHQPAEFKKLVDLSKSALEKKD is encoded by the coding sequence ATGGCAAGAGTTAAGGGAGGCGTTACTACTAGGAAACGCCGTAAAAAGGTTTTAAAACAAGCTAAAGGTTATTTTGGTTCAAAACATACATTATTTAGAACTGCTAAAGAACAAGTAATGAAGTCTTTAGCATATGCTTATCGTGATCGTAAAAAGCGTAAATGCGAGTTTCGAAGTTTATGAATTACACGAATTAATGGTGCTACTAGAGAATATGATATGTCTTATTCACAATTTATTAATGGTTTACATAAAGCGAATGTTGATATTAATCGAAAAATGTTATCGGAAATGGCAATTCATCAACCAGCTGAATTTAAAAAATTAGTTGATTTATCTAAATCAGCATTAGAAAAAAAAGATTAA
- a CDS encoding transposase family protein encodes MKMVEILKEAEAKQKQIGGRPNKLSIEQRLLMTLEYWKEYSTYRIIAKKYNISHVSCIRNIFWVENTLIKNSHFHIPGKKILLENKGTNNNLLAIDATEIPIERIKKN; translated from the coding sequence ATGAAAATGGTAGAAATTTTAAAAGAAGCTGAAGCTAAACAAAAACAAATTGGTGGTAGACCAAATAAATTATCAATAGAGCAAAGATTACTTATGACTTTAGAATACTGAAAAGAATATAGTACATATCGTATTATTGCAAAAAAATATAATATTAGTCATGTTAGTTGTATTCGTAATATCTTTTGAGTTGAAAATACTCTAATAAAAAATAGTCACTTTCATATACCTGGCAAAAAGATATTATTGGAAAATAAGGGTACTAATAATAATTTATTAGCAATTGATGCTACAGAAATTCCAATTGAAAGAATTAAAAAAAACTAA
- a CDS encoding transposase family protein — translation MSVDFCYGSIHDYKLFLKSNTLINPKLELIADSGYQGLQNVHKNTLLPIKKSKNNPLNPDKKEYNSFLSKVRIAIEHVFARLKRFKILVYRYRNKIRRFGLRFNLISGIYNFELS, via the coding sequence ATTTCAGTAGATTTTTGTTATGGCAGTATTCATGATTATAAGTTATTTTTAAAATCAAATACACTTATAAATCCAAAATTAGAATTAATTGCTGATTCAGGATATCAAGGTTTGCAAAATGTTCATAAAAATACATTATTGCCAATTAAAAAGAGTAAAAATAATCCTTTAAATCCAGATAAAAAGGAATATAATAGCTTTTTAAGTAAAGTTAGAATTGCCATTGAACATGTTTTTGCTAGATTAAAAAGATTTAAAATACTAGTTTATCGTTATCGCAATAAGATTAGAAGATTTGGATTACGATTTAACTTAATTTCAGGAATATATAATTTTGAATTAAGCTAG
- a CDS encoding dUTP diphosphatase produces MKYILNLQLWKQIISLQKKLDARILEEKKLLVEKTIDKRFLALLVELSEFSNELRCFKYWSNRMTYKSKELVLDEFIDCLHFLISIGLSFNIDLEAYSYELKQEQDLTLLILETFNHTIAFWKNITNDYANILNYFFTIANVLQFSFQDIFQAYLNKNEINHQRISNNY; encoded by the coding sequence GTGAAATATATTTTAAATTTACAATTATGAAAACAAATTATTAGTTTACAAAAAAAATTAGATGCAAGAATTTTAGAAGAAAAAAAATTATTAGTTGAAAAAACAATTGATAAACGATTTTTAGCTTTATTAGTAGAATTATCAGAATTTAGTAATGAATTACGATGTTTTAAATATTGATCGAATCGTATGACATATAAGTCAAAAGAATTAGTTTTAGATGAATTTATTGATTGTTTACATTTTCTTATTAGTATTGGATTAAGTTTTAACATTGATTTAGAGGCATATTCTTATGAATTGAAGCAAGAACAAGATTTAACATTGTTAATATTAGAAACTTTTAATCATACGATTGCTTTTTGAAAAAATATTACTAATGATTATGCTAACATTTTAAATTATTTTTTTACAATTGCTAATGTTTTGCAGTTTAGTTTTCAAGATATTTTTCAAGCCTATTTAAATAAAAATGAGATTAATCATCAACGAATAAGTAATAACTATTAA
- a CDS encoding SprT family zinc-dependent metalloprotease, with protein MLKKQLVYENVALDYYLQQGKRLSVRYYSSNIIVNAPLGMKEQYIENFLISNWKKLQKIINKPTKILINLHQKPYFVYFLDKNYEVQINYFANNNKVIFVETTIVVNLKGNDATQLVKNFNKFLSKQAELYLCSRVALLAKTMNLSYQQLKFRVMRSKWGVCHFNKQKIVLNSKIMHFNFDVIDYVIIHELAHLREPNHGKAFWELVMQFCPNFKVCQQILKQVFL; from the coding sequence ATGCTTAAAAAGCAATTAGTTTATGAAAATGTAGCATTGGATTATTATTTGCAACAAGGTAAAAGATTATCAGTAAGATATTATTCATCGAATATTATTGTCAATGCTCCATTAGGAATGAAAGAACAATATATTGAGAATTTTCTTATTAGTAATTGAAAAAAATTACAAAAAATTATTAATAAACCGACAAAGATTTTAATTAATTTGCATCAAAAACCATATTTTGTTTATTTCTTAGATAAGAATTATGAGGTGCAAATTAATTATTTTGCTAATAATAATAAAGTTATTTTTGTCGAAACAACTATTGTTGTTAATTTAAAAGGCAATGATGCGACGCAACTTGTAAAAAATTTTAATAAATTTCTTAGTAAGCAAGCTGAATTATATTTGTGTTCCCGAGTTGCGTTGCTTGCTAAAACAATGAATTTAAGCTATCAACAACTTAAGTTTAGAGTGATGCGTAGTAAATGAGGTGTTTGTCATTTTAACAAGCAAAAAATTGTTCTAAATTCCAAAATTATGCATTTTAATTTTGATGTTATTGACTATGTTATTATTCACGAGTTAGCCCATTTACGAGAACCTAATCATGGTAAAGCATTTTGAGAATTAGTGATGCAATTTTGCCCTAATTTTAAAGTTTGTCAGCAGATTTTAAAACAAGTTTTTTTGTAA
- a CDS encoding IS30 family transposase: protein MVALNFTIWQTIYNWIYSELLEKVTNKNLRRKGKKRKSQENRGKFNGKLIKERNINVNNRITVGHWEGDTVVSSRGKSKSCLITLVERTSRFTLAMLVENRTTKVVNENISHYLSILPNNLVKTITFDRGKEFSNWQQLEKNLNVKIYFANAYSPWQRGTNENTNGLIREKFPKKFNFSNTTKNAVHKFILSLNQRPRKILNYLSPIEYLVRKII from the coding sequence TTAGTTGCACTTAACTTTACAATTTGGCAAACAATTTACAATTGAATTTATTCTGAATTACTTGAAAAAGTTACTAATAAAAATTTAAGAAGAAAAGGTAAGAAACGAAAATCTCAAGAAAATCGCGGTAAATTTAATGGTAAATTAATTAAAGAACGAAATATTAATGTTAATAATCGTATAACTGTTGGTCATTGAGAAGGTGATACTGTAGTATCATCACGAGGTAAAAGTAAATCATGTTTAATAACTTTAGTTGAAAGAACATCAAGATTTACTTTAGCAATGTTAGTTGAAAATAGAACTACTAAAGTTGTTAACGAAAACATTAGCCATTATTTATCAATTCTTCCAAATAATCTTGTTAAGACTATAACATTTGATAGGGGTAAAGAATTTTCTAATTGACAACAACTTGAAAAAAATTTAAATGTGAAAATTTATTTTGCTAATGCGTATTCGCCTTGACAAAGAGGTACTAATGAAAATACTAATGGTTTAATTAGAGAAAAATTTCCTAAAAAATTTAATTTTTCAAATACTACTAAAAATGCAGTTCATAAATTTATATTGTCTTTAAACCAAAGACCAAGAAAAATACTAAATTATCTTTCACCAATCGAATATTTGGTTAGAAAAATAATTTAG
- a CDS encoding IS30 family transposase — translation MISFKTIYNWIYSGLLEKVTNKNLRRKGKKRKSQENRGKFNGKSIKERNINVNNRITVGHWEGDTVVSSRGKSKSCLITLVERTSRFTLAMLVENRTTKVVNENISHYLSILPNNLVKTITFDRGKEFSNWQQLEKNLNVKIYFANAYSPWQRGTNENTNGLIREKFPKKFNFSNTTKNAVHKFILSLNQRPRKILNYLSPIEYLVRKII, via the coding sequence ATTATTAGTTTTAAAACAATTTACAATTGAATTTATTCTGGATTACTTGAAAAAGTTACTAATAAAAATTTAAGAAGAAAAGGTAAGAAACGAAAATCTCAAGAAAATCGCGGTAAATTTAATGGTAAATCAATTAAAGAACGAAATATTAATGTTAATAATCGTATAACTGTTGGTCATTGAGAAGGTGATACTGTAGTATCATCACGAGGTAAAAGTAAATCATGTTTAATAACTTTAGTTGAAAGAACATCAAGATTTACTTTAGCAATGTTAGTTGAAAATAGAACTACTAAAGTTGTTAACGAAAACATTAGCCATTATTTATCAATTCTTCCAAATAATCTTGTTAAGACTATAACATTTGATAGGGGTAAAGAATTTTCTAATTGACAACAACTTGAAAAAAATTTAAATGTGAAAATTTATTTTGCTAATGCGTATTCGCCTTGACAAAGAGGTACTAATGAAAATACTAATGGTTTAATTAGAGAAAAATTTCCTAAAAAATTTAATTTTTCAAATACTACTAAAAATGCAGTTCATAAATTTATATTGTCTTTAAACCAAAGACCAAGAAAAATACTAAATTATCTTTCACCAATCGAATATTTGGTTAGAAAAATAATTTAG
- a CDS encoding IS30 family transposase: MFVISLWYITNKDSNHYFSLIAQNKAENRKQSHVYFHKFKNRELVKYVQQKLLLGWSPEQIYGRIKNFHKEWIISFKTIYNWIYSGLLEKVTNKNLRRKGKKRKSQENRGKFNGKSIKERNINVNNRITVGHWEGDTVVSSRGKSKSCLITLVERTSRFTLAMLVENRTTKVVNENISHYLSILPNNLVKTITFDRGKKFSNWQQLEKNLNVKIYFANAYSPWQRGTNENTNGLIREKFPKKFNFSNTTKNAVHKFILSLNQRPRKILNYLSPIEYLVRKII; this comes from the coding sequence GTGTTTGTCATAAGTCTGTGGTACATTACAAATAAAGATAGTAATCATTATTTTTCATTAATTGCACAAAATAAAGCAGAAAACAGAAAACAATCACATGTTTATTTTCATAAGTTTAAAAATAGAGAATTAGTAAAATATGTACAACAAAAATTACTATTAGGTTGATCGCCTGAACAAATTTATGGCAGAATTAAAAATTTTCATAAAGAATGAATTATTAGTTTTAAAACAATTTACAATTGAATTTATTCTGGATTACTTGAAAAAGTTACTAATAAAAATTTAAGAAGAAAAGGTAAGAAACGAAAATCTCAAGAAAATCGCGGTAAATTTAATGGTAAATCAATTAAAGAACGAAATATTAATGTTAATAATCGTATAACTGTTGGTCATTGAGAAGGTGATACTGTAGTATCATCACGAGGTAAAAGTAAATCATGTTTAATAACTTTAGTTGAAAGAACATCAAGATTTACTTTAGCAATGTTAGTTGAAAATAGAACTACTAAAGTTGTTAACGAAAACATTAGCCATTATTTATCAATTCTTCCAAATAATCTTGTTAAGACTATAACATTTGATAGGGGTAAAAAATTTTCTAATTGACAACAACTTGAAAAAAATTTAAATGTGAAAATTTATTTTGCTAATGCGTATTCGCCTTGACAAAGAGGTACTAATGAAAATACTAATGGTTTAATTAGAGAAAAATTTCCTAAAAAATTTAATTTTTCAAATACTACTAAAAATGCAGTTCATAAATTTATATTGTCTTTAAACCAAAGACCAAGAAAAATACTAAATTATCTTTCACCAATCGAATATTTGGTTAGAAAAATAATTTAG
- a CDS encoding IS1/IS1595 family N-terminal zinc-binding domain-containing protein, with protein sequence MEKIIQELVNNLTDDQFLEFYEKVKQQAELIKKQKRLNEIDQKFRAQGIKCPKCESYHCVKNGHNSEGKQKYLCKNCCASFDAFRNHFIYWSHLNYEQWNLLIQISLLGQSSKTISRFIKTTLKTAWYNRQKLMKSKQLENTQLKFKKLSGKIQIDETFIKEIHKGNFKHKTDPRRIHLDPFTTNTKCCIQMAIDNNNNIYVKSTNTKRLQKQWVIENMNKELINKNSIITSDMQKLYFLVAKQTNSTLCVTKTTINPEASYRNLNKISKLQSSLKEALIHYHGLGFTNIQNYLNLWKWKYQHKGLTPNQQTAVLYFNVCWIILVSASK encoded by the coding sequence ATGGAAAAAATAATTCAAGAACTAGTAAATAATTTAACAGATGATCAATTTTTAGAATTTTATGAAAAAGTCAAACAACAAGCAGAATTAATAAAAAAACAAAAACGTTTAAATGAAATTGATCAAAAATTTAGAGCTCAAGGTATTAAATGCCCTAAATGTGAATCTTACCATTGCGTTAAAAATGGACATAATTCAGAAGGAAAACAAAAATATTTATGTAAAAATTGCTGTGCAAGTTTTGACGCTTTTCGTAATCATTTTATTTATTGAAGTCATTTAAATTATGAACAATGAAATTTATTGATTCAAATTTCATTGCTGGGGCAATCTAGTAAAACAATTTCTCGTTTTATTAAAACTACATTAAAAACCGCTTGATATAATCGTCAAAAATTAATGAAATCAAAACAATTAGAAAATACCCAATTAAAATTTAAAAAATTATCTGGTAAAATCCAAATCGATGAAACTTTTATTAAAGAAATCCATAAAGGAAATTTCAAACATAAAACTGATCCACGAAGAATTCACCTTGACCCATTCACAACTAATACTAAATGCTGTATTCAAATGGCAATTGATAATAATAACAATATTTATGTTAAATCCACAAACACCAAACGTTTACAAAAACAATGAGTTATTGAAAATATGAACAAAGAATTAATTAACAAAAATTCAATTATTACTTCTGATATGCAAAAATTATATTTTTTAGTAGCAAAACAAACAAATTCTACTTTATGTGTAACTAAAACAACAATTAATCCTGAAGCTAGTTATCGTAACTTAAATAAAATCAGTAAATTACAATCTAGTCTTAAAGAAGCCTTAATTCATTATCATGGTTTAGGTTTTACTAATATTCAAAATTATTTAAATCTCTGAAAATGAAAATACCAACATAAGGGTTTAACTCCAAACCAACAAACAGCGGTATTATATTTTAATGTATGCTGAATTATACTTGTAAGTGCAAGTAAATAA